Sequence from the Carassius gibelio isolate Cgi1373 ecotype wild population from Czech Republic chromosome A7, carGib1.2-hapl.c, whole genome shotgun sequence genome:
GAGCGAGAGAAGGGGGGATGAGGGGAGGCGGAGCAGGAGTGGTAGATGGAGGAGATGCAGCACTCTATCTTGCTGCTGGGTCAATatccttttataaaaatgatgaaaatagacacgcatatataaatatatgtacactgcaaaagtttggggtcagtaagagtttttttttttaagaaatcaatagttttattcaacaaggaaggatgtattaaatgtataatgtaattcagtatttcaaataaatgcatcaaggAATCCTGAAGAAAAACATATCACTATTTCCACaataaatattaagcaactgtttTCGAAGCTGATAATGATGTTCcttcagcagcaaatcagtatattacaaTGATGATGATCATGCGACGCTGAAGATTGGAGTCATTTCTGCTGAACATTTAGCCAGGTCATTacagcaataaataacattttatttcaaatattacattattttaaaatagaaaacatttattttaaattgccataacatttcacaatattagagtTTTCCCAGTATTTTCGATTaaatagccttggtgagcatgagagacttacttcaaaattaataataataaaaaaactgaccccaaacatttgaacggtagtacatagttaatgtatttgtttgtttatttgtaccAAACATTCCTTAACCATCTACACTCTCAGGAAGGTCTCTCTCCGTGCCACCTGAAGAAAGCCAAACTCATGTTCTTCTACGCACGCTACCCCAGCTCCAGCACACTCAAGACATATTTCCCTGATGTCAAAGTGAGCATTATTCCTATCCTGAACACCAAATAGTATAGCTGTGTGTTCATAACCTGCACAAATTATATGGGCTAATGACTTATTGAATGAATTTGCACTGACCTATATACAGCAGTGTGGCATGGTTTCCTTTTGAAACAATTTGAATCAATTTGAACAATCAGAAATGTCActacatttacaatgaattaataTCAAcggaatttttatttaaaaaattacatgtactgtgttataATAAAGCTGTATTGGTATCTTGATTGATATTATGCTGGATCTATCTCAGCGTTTCTGTTTTTCTCTACACAGTTCAATCGCTGTGTCACTTCCCAGCTGATTAAGTGGTTCAGTAACTTCCGGGAGTTCTTCTATATCCAGATGGAGCGCTTTGCCCGTCAGGCAGCCAGAGAGGGGCTTGCATCTGCCAGGGAAAGAGCACTCCGCCTGGGCAGAGACACTGAGCTCTACCGAATTCTCAACATGCACTACAATAAGAGCAATGATTACCAGGtcagtgtgtgcatgtgcacaTGAGTAAAGGCTGTAAAGTGGTGCATGTAACCATTcagtaatgtgtaaaaaaaaatcatgcccATTTTCCAGGTTCCAGAGAGGTTTGTGGAAGTGTCTGAAGTGGCCCTGAGGGAGTTTTTCACTGCCATACAGAGTGGTCGGGATGCTGATCCGTGCTGGAAGAAGGCCATCTACAAGATCATCTGTAAATTAGACAGCCCGGTGCCTGACAGCTTCCGTCTGCCTGGCTGCCCCACGGACACCTACCGGATGGGTTAAACAGAGtttatcacacacacatgcacacacatccaTACCACATGAAACACTGTGCACGGTTTGATATCATGAGTGTGCACAGAGCAGTTAACAAGTAGTGACAAAGAACCAAGAAGGAAATACTAAATTGTTCTGTAAAGATTGAGAACActgaataaatggtttattatcattatcatgctCAAACGTATTACTCGACTGATGATTCTACTTTAGTCCAGCATTGTTCCAGTTAACactgaaaaatgttttgattatttGGAGAAAAATAATCTCATTTTCTTCGCTGTTACATTAATGCTTATTAATTAATCTGAAAATGCAGGCCTGGCTGTCTTttgatttatatgtatatatatatatatatatatatatatacatatacatattactTGTTACAATTACAATGTTGTTGAGTTTCTGTGAACCTGTGGTATCGTGTAATAAAATAAGTCGACCCTCCTTGCTGGCAGTCAACGCTACAAATTAGTGCTATAGTATAAATTATAATTGTCAAATGTTTATGCAGTCTTACATGTAATACTGTCTGAGTACCCTaaacaacatgaacattttatatGCTCTACTGTGAAAGAGTAAGGAGACCCTGGCtctcaaataatgaaaatgtgaCAGTTACTTACCCTGAAGCTAAGCCCAAACACCTGACAGCTACCACGAGTCTACAGTGGAATGAGCATCTACAGCAGTCAATACAGATGGTCAGATATAAATTAATATTGCCAGCTTTTTTTGCTGTGTGGGACTGATCTGAACAGAAATGAAAATAGTTCAGTTAGAAGTAATAAGGTCTTGATATAATCATAGTTAATCTAGTTATACACTAAAATCTAGTTAGAAGTCGgtaaaacattttgaacaaaacatttatgcatttactaAAATAAGGTGGTATGGTTATTATCATAAATGTGACATATTTTGATGCTATTCTTAAAAATGCAAGGGGAATGTGGTTCCAACTGATATTTTGTGCAATCACATGATCGTAGTTAACTCATGATGCGTTTTGGGCGCATGAGGGTGTATGCGCGCCCCCGCGGCTGGTTAAAGACATCGTAGCGTTGTTGCACGCGCACTGCACGCTATGGCGCTTCCGTGGCCTCTGCTGCTGGAGCTGCTGTTGTACGGGAGCTGTTTTATCTGCGGGATCGTCACAGCCGCCTCTGTTACAATCTCACAGGTATCTGCTGTTTGTTATTTCACACATACCTTGGTGATACACGGTGCTCTGCGCCcggaaacaaaatacaaaatgcaaGTTTCAAACTTTGATGACGTTAGCTGAAAGCTTGTTTACAGTTTACAGCTTTGTTTAGTGCCGTTCTTTGCTTAGAATGTGTTTTTGATGTTTTCTCTAGCAATATCGACATGCAAAATCATAACTTTCCCCTCTGGAGGTATTCTGTGCTCGTCTCACGAGCTGCTCTTAACATCGTCATAGTCATGTGACTGAAGAAAATAAGACAAgagatgttttaaaaaatgtcaagtgTATTTATCCATGCGTTAGGTTAGAAGAAATAATACGGTTTGGAGGTAAAACCCGGAAGTGAAGACAAACTGAAAGTGTGAGAAGTAACTAATCTTCCACTTCTGTCACTTTCTCCGGTTTTTGTGTGTCATGTGACCATCTAAAGAATCTGCTCCCGAGAGTAATTGGCTTATTAAAGTCAGATGAGCAGAaaaatagtgtgtaaaaatatttGAAGGAGACTCAGTCGGGTTTCCTGCTAGCATAAGGAGAAgaatgaaggagagagagagagagaacccttAAAGATAATTTTGTCCACCAGGGATGATGGTCTTTATGTAGTACAGGCACATTTCACTCATATTCTTTTTAAAGGCTTAGAAGCACACGtcccttgtttgtttgttttttagataaTAGATATGTTTGATAGACTATTATCTAACATAACATTAAACATCAGAAGTACCTTTTAATTGCATCAAATGACTATATTTCACTCCTCAATTTGGACTTTGGGGTATTGAACCAACAATTAACCATCtgcatccaaaaaaataaaaatcatcctGACAGTTAATTAAATTGATATTCAGTCTGTTGTTGTAAACAAATAagtaacttaattttttaaaatatatttccccatagaaaatgaatttaaaaaaaaaatatatacgctcattctattttttttatttatatagctaaaggtaaaaaataaatgttatatcttATTCTTAAGAAGTGTTTACTATGGTCATAACAAGATGCATTTTTGTAACCCAGAATTTTCTCTTCAATTAAACAGGGCAGTTTTGATGGGAAGTGCATGCTGTATGGTTCAGTGCATCTGAACTCCTCATCCATCGCTGTGCTTTCATCCAGTTCTCCCTCCCTTTGTTACTTTGTGTCAGCCATCTCCGTGTGTGTGGCCGTCTTCTGCTTTTCACTCACTCTCTACTGGATCTACATCGCCTGTTTTGACGGAGAAGTGAAAAGGTATGTCCAGGAATAAAGTAAATCCAGTTTGATTCAAGAATGAGAACAGGGGTTATCTGAAGGTACCTACGTTTGTTTTTCTGTTATGTCGTGCACTAGTATGAATGGATTGCAGGTTGAACTCTAAACAGACATGATGCAAACTCATAAAAATAAGCTGGGGccagagtttttttatttaagaagtTTATCCTTCTATtccagtaaggatgcattaaattgatcaaaagtgatgggaAAGACttaaataatgtcacaaaagTTATAATCTATTTCATAATTTCACTTATAACAAAATGATCAGAATCCCCTTAATGCaccattattaaatgtaaaataataataataatttcaaatccAGTAAAAGATTTTACAGTAGTCCTGAACTGTCAAACCTAGTAAAACCTTGTTCTTTTAACCTGTAAATTACTAGGAATACTCATAATTAGTTTAAtacattaagataaaaaaaaaaaaaaaaaaaaaatgtgcaatgttGTCTGATATTAGAGAGAAATTATGGATGAATATTACCCTTGGCTTGTGTGgagtcttcctcttcttcctcttggTGACGGGATGCATCCTGAAAATCGGCCGAGACCGACTGTGTGACTCAGTGATTCAGGCATTGAAGGAAATAACCAAgtaagtgtgagagagagacctcaGTAATAGCTTTTGATTATTGCAGGCAAACAGTATTGTACATGATAACAACCATAAATGACTTGTTTTGTGCATTTGTAGGTGTGAAGAAGCACAGAATAAGCCTTGGATGAGCCCTACAAATGGGAGCCAGTTCTACACCAGACTACACAGTGCAGAGGTACCTGTAGCTACAAACTCCCTTGATCACAAACATAATAGATACTGTAATCACTTTTCATATGTTCATATAGTTTTTTGAATTACTTggacaatgcaaaaataaattttaaaattatttaataatcaatttttttatttgtaattttgttctgttttggcattattattattattattatttctttgtcaGACGTATTTTTAATAtgtctagttaaaaaaaaattaaattcagttttaGTTGTCTTAGTACATTACGTTTAactgattaaaaatgaaaattgttaccTTGACTAgttaaaaatattatacattacacactactggtcaaaaagctgcatttatttaagaaTGCAGTAAAAGCAGTTATATTGTGACACattgttataatttaaaatagcgggcttctattttaatatacttacatttaattaatgaattttaAATGGAGTAATGTAGTATCTTTTTTTTAGCAGCCAATACTGTAGTCCGTAGTGTTacatacttcagaaatcattgttaaaaaaataagagaaattTGACCgatggcatttaaaaaaataaataaatgtcttaataATATATGTAGAGAAAATTAAAATAGAGAAAAAGCTTCATAAAATACCTCATTGTGAAATGATTTTAtcattggttatttatttatttggataaaTGTCTCTAGTTACAATTGCCTACAAAtgactttttattatttgttaatttatttattttggacatCAACTTtaagaaattgttattttttcattttcagacagcagtATGGGTGAATTTCTTCTTTTGGTTGATCATAGCAGTTCTGGTGCTGATCCAGCGTAACAAAGGGTCAGAAGTCCGGACAGTAGATGCAGACCCAGCAGCGACTCCTTCTGAAACTGAGCCCTTGTTCAACCCCGCAGGACACTCTTAGTGACCAGAGACACGGCTAATCTATGTCGCTCCACACTAACGCAGTCTATGTGttgcctgaacacacacactcactcactcactcactcacacacacatacatacatacgctCGCATTGACAATCGCACTGCTGGCTAGCAGTTGGATAGTTGAGCCAAGAGGATTTTGGCAGCGCCAGTATACGGTCTTGATTTTGTTCACGAGCATTGCCAAGGGTTAGTTGCCATGGTTACTGATCTGCGGCTGGCAGCACAGACCTGGCAGGTGATAGTGTGCGGTTGCCAGATTGGTGCTGTGACCTGAACTGATTGAGACGCCGCTTTATGTAAAGAGATCAAATCAGACAGCATTGTCAGCGTTTTTATGAGCggcaaaacaatataaaaaaataaacctgaggAGATGATACTTAAatcttcaacaacaacaaaaaaaggcttTATATTTCTATACTACGACTCTCTGGCTAAAACACTTCAAGGGTACATAAGTCAATTAAAAGACTTTTGTATAATAACAACCATTATATTGAACCTAACTGACCTGGAGTCAAACCAAGTTAACCACTGTACTGTGACTTTTAACCTTTCTTAAGTAAAACCTGCTTTATATCAATGTACAACTTTTTCGCCCTCTGCTGTCTGTTTATATGAATTGCTCTGTAAATCCCATTGGACAGTGCTCCTATGCCTATTTTGTGGGCCAGGAATGTCCCATAAGTGATCCCCTCCCATATTTCACATTTCTCGTACTCATAGTCCTTGGCGTACTTAACATGGGCAAAACTGCTTGAGAGTGTCTTTCCGAGAGTGTTTCGCTATTAATCTTGTGCCCAGTagatgtcatttttttaatggctttttCCTGCACACAGCCATGGGAGGTaggagtgtgtgcgtgtgtgtgtttgggatgaCAGGGACATAAATCCATAATTTGGCCTGTGATGGTATCCGCTTTCCACAGGCGAAGTGCCAAATCTGAGGTGCTGCCCACAGCACTAAAGTCCTCAGAAACACAGTGTCCTTGTCCCCTGTCCACTAAATGCTTCATCATCATCTAAAAATTTCACCTCCTGTTTTCATGCAACTTTTTGTAAGTTTTCATTTAACTTGCAACCATTATTTCAGATTTGCTGGTTATGGATTATGCACTggcgtttttttttatataaatactaaatCTGTTGTATAACCCTCTATGTCAGAGTTTATGGCTATGTCAACATTTCAAAGCAATTAAATTTATCAACCAAGAGCTTATGGTCTCACAATATGTCTATGTATTAAAGGTGCATGATAATATCTTTGATATTATTAGTATATGGGATTTTATACCCAGGGATTTCATTCGGCTGCTATATGAAATaagtatatgaataataataataataataattaaaatataagcaAAGAGAAACAATGGCACCCTTTTTCATATAATCTGAGGCAAGATGGACATGAGTTTGTTCCCACAACTGAACAGATATGGAGAAattttttgcattacatcacttactcaccagtgaatgggtgccgtcagaataacagtcaaaaaaagataaaacctcagaataatccacacaactccagttcaCTCTAGCAAATTCAATAAGTAAAGcttacagaatcagaatcatgtTTGccataattaaactttatttatatacttttatataattGTAGCCTACTTTCTCTCATGCATTCGCTTTCTGACAGTTCTAATCTGTGTCCATTAAAATAGTACTCGTTCTTTAAAGCTGCTTGCTAAGTTTTCGGGTCTGTCTCTCACGGGCCTCGAAGGCATGCTTTGTATCCAGTAGCTCGTCTAGCATCCGTCGGAGGCGGGCCATGTCCAGCTGTGTGGTCTCACAGTGCTCCCTCAGGCTCTGGGTCTCCTCGTGCAGCTCCACTGAGGCTGCAGCCAGCTCCGCGCTGCGCTCCTTGCACTGGATTTGTAGTCGAGCAGCATCCGCCAACATGGACTCCACACTGGACACCACCGAATCAGTCTGTGCCTTTGCTATCTCAGTCATCATCTGGCAGAGGGAAAAAGAGGTGAGCATGGTCATGAGTAAAGACAGGAAGTAAGCTGAGAAGTAAAGGAAGATGGAAGGAAGGGAGGTTTAAACTttctgatggatttttttttcttttgaaaaatgcaataataatgtgtctttcttcttttgaacacataagatattttgaagaatgtggataaCCAGTtgttggtagccattgacttatcATATAGTTTGCTATTGAAGTCAAATTGCAATGGAGGTCATTGGCTACCATATAAACTGTTTTGCTACCATAAAAACAAGTTCTTCTGAATTCTTTGTTTGTGTGcgttttcaacagaagaaactcattcaggtttggatCAAGAGGAAGGGAAGTAAACTTTgaaaatttgtttttgtgtgtgtatgtgtgtgaactatccttttaagataaTATAAACTTTGACGACTCTAAAATACAGGTCTAAGTAATAGCTATACATTTTGTGAAgtaatttttaaatctatattcgCCAGAGTACTCCTAAATGTCGACCAAAAATACAGATGACTCGTCATTTTGTGGATCCAATATTTTCTACACTTACAACCAACGGAAACTCAGGAGCTGTGTCCCAAAGTGAAATGATGTATATACAGTGCTTGACAAGCGCTGTCATTAAACGCATATTAGCAGACATCAGTCGAGCATTTACACTCGGCCAAAGTGAAAATATGTCAATCATCATCCGTCGTAACGCCTCGTTATACCGCAGCGGTTATCGGTTTGATCCGACGGGTTTGAAGCGGCATCAAGCGGCTTACAGAGGCTTACCGAGCCTCTCTCAATCTCATCTTCAAATTGCTAACATTGTTAAAACACTAGAccctataaaaaacaacaacagcaggtACAGTATTAACAATTACAGTGATTTAATGACAACTCAGCACCCAAAACAAACTTTACAGCTCAAAAACGCAAATTACTTTCCACACTGATCTGATACCAGACTCACCAGATTTTCCCCTCAGTCTTGATCATGTAGTTTTTCTGCTTGCTGTGCGTCTGACTCGATTCAGAGTGACTGTTAAATCCGAGATTTTCTCTAACGTGTGGCTTAAATCTACTTCACCTCAAATTAAATACGACAGGATTAAGAGTGAGACAGGGACAGACTGAGACTGGGAGAGACATTTTCATAACAAGAGTCTATTTACAATTGTTTACCATTTTGAATGTAAATAGACTGGACTAAAAGAGAAAAGTTCTTACAAGTGATTGAATTAATTTTAAACAGACCTATTAAGAAACTTGTAACACCAGCACTGGCCGCCTGGCGGTATAATAGAACCGTTGTGTCCAACGTCATATCCGGTGTTAAGTTCTTGGTTCGGATTGGATGATCAATGCCGAGGATTCGTTTTCACCACTGCTGTTGTTCCAGGTATGTTGACCTCTTGACCTCCATGTAACCTTAACACGTTCTTTATGAAGAACTTAAAAACAAGACACTTAATCAGTGACAGGGAAGCAGCTCTACACAACCTGTAGACATGTCCAGATagcataattatattactatttgTTGGAAACACTGCAATGTAAATGTCAAATGGATTTGATGAAATAATCAaaagtatctttttttatttgatcagacTGTCAGATTACATTTGTAACACAACAAGTTACTAAATAATCCCCTATATACTGTAGTGCATTATGTGGCATTCACTTCACAGAAAATACTAACTCTGTGAACAAGTGATCGATTTTAGCTGCAAGTTCAATGTGTATTGAAAGTGTATGGGACGTTTCAGATTCTAGAGAGCTTTTTACTGGACAGAAGATCTGATGAGAAGCTGAAGTGCAGGGTGATGTCATTAAAATCGTTGATTCATTGGTGAAAAGTGAGAGACTGTAAGTTTTAAATACTTGTATCTTGTAAATGCAAATTTTCTAATTGTTTTGGAGCACACTAGCTTATAAAGTTATATTTGTTTATGGCAAAATATTTCTACTACTGTAAAAGCCAAAGAACTTCAATAATGATTTCATGGTCACTTTAAATTTACAAAATGATAACTGGACCCCAAGTCAAAAACAATGTCAAGGCACAAATAAGATTTCAAATATAGCAGTTTATTATGTACCATCAGTATTATGTTTATCATGATCATCATGATCCTTATATTAAGCTTTCCCTCCAACACACACTCAAACAACCTTTCATAACTCcaagcaaaaatcagtgtaaaaagatTTCAGGCAAACCTGTTTGAGGCATTACAACATTATTTTGCTTGCTAACAATCTAGTAATTTTGGGGAGGGACAACTTTTAAGCTATTTATTTCAACTGACCAAATTAAATGTACCGTACATCTCAATGAATTTGGCTACGTTGGAAATGGTATTGTCAAAAAAGTAAAGTATTGGTTTAATTTTTATGCTACTTTTAATATTAAAGGGTTCTTAAGTTTCATctgtctggggggaaaaaatgcaAACTTGCATTtccttgaaaacacacacacacagattacaaACATAAAGACAGTTGATCTCAAAAACCACCTGGACCATCTGCAATTTAAAAGTAAATCTAAAAAAACTCTCATCATCCATCTAAGTGCTAGAAGACAGTTGTGCATCCAGTTGAACAATTACAGTTTCTAGAAATTCAAGAATCTGGAAATCAAGAATTCTGGGAGTCCAGGTTTCCACCATCTTGTTATCAACAACAGGTGAATGGATAAAACGCACTGCACAGTCAAATACAGATGGCATACTTTACATTCTTATTGTGATTTAATTAGACACCACATCACTGTTAGATCAACATTCACGTTGTGACAGAACATTTTGACAGTATTGCAAAAACATGTTCTTTTCCTTAATcaaagtgtttttaaattatttgcagTACAGTTGCAACATTTATGTGACCTGCTAAAGGATAAATGAGAGCGTATCTGCATGCTCTAGGCTTATGGTGGGACGAAGCGTATTTATTTGGACTCCAATGTGTATTTGCAGATTATATTTAAAGCTTGACAGCATAACACAGGCAGGAAAATGTGCATTTGTACACATTTtccaattattaaacacattcacGTGTATGCTGCAGTGAACTCACTACTACGACGTCACACAATGTATCTTGGCACATTAAGCAGTCTCATCTATGATTGGCCTATTTATTCACATGAACCTTCAGCCAATCAAAGCTGAATGAAAACAGCTACAATGGAGGGCAACATGCTGTACCATTATTTTTGTCTGTGTGGTGCTCTTCTGTGTCAAGTTCTTCATGAGGCAAATTGGTGATACGATGCTGTACAAATAAACAATTACTGACAAACAATACATTGAAAGTGAACACAAAGTGATTACAGCACCTCACAGAAGCAGGATTTAGTTTAGTTCTGTAGTTTcagcttagtttttttttataagtgaACCAAAACATATTACAGGGTCTTGCAAGCTTGCAGAAAGAAAATATTCTCAATAAAGCTGCAAGAAAACAGCTTAATATGATAATAATCCTTGCAATATTAATGGTATCCATTAGTTTTACCAaaaatccatttaaaaagtgagggaatttttaaagaaaaaaatgtaatgtcatgTCAACAGTGAAATGTCTCAAGAAGTTGAATCGCAACATTTTGTGCAAATTTATAAGGttcttcactttttttcttcttgtttttcctttatttctaaaaaacaaaacttttttgacTTGTGGGACACAGCTCTTTGTTGGCTATGTGTATAGATTAACATTCCTCTTGATGAACTGAACTGTTCTCTTCATTATTTTTGGAAGACTTTCCAATGGTCTTGTCTTTCAATAGCATGCCTTTTGGTGCATTTTGCTCCATGACCAGAGGTGTAGTTTATTCAATGTTCTTCTTTTCTTCCGCATTCCCCTTCATTTTACAAACACTCACTTCCTGTTTCTTTATTGCATAGATAAGTTTATATTAACATCAATCATTGTTTGTTCAATTTATGCATCCATCTTAAACCGATCAAACTGACCATTCTCCAAAATGCTGTCTCAAAAACTTTATTGGCCAGTTGttggcattattttttaaatgctagatATTATGGTAAAACATTGGTGCCAGGCCACTTATAATATTAGCATGAGGTACCTGGAGTTGAAATATTTTCCTTCTCTAATCTTCAACCAAATACTTATTGATTCATCTCTATTAAAAATTGGTGTGTCTCTTTTCAGTTTCCTGTGGTCACCATTCACGTTGtggttttgaacttttttttttttttttttttttactcattcatATGCATGCATAATTTACAATGTAAAAACTCACAGTGTATGTATATCTCTTGTTCTTTCCTATAGTATATTCTGCAAAGTTTGTCTGAATTAGCTCAACTGACAAATTACTTCACATTCTTTTTGGCCATGACTTTTCTAATCATTTCTCTTTTTTCTTGCATCCTCAATGCAATTTTTTATGAGGGGTCTTCAGGAAATGTCCTCACCTGAATGGCAACTCTCCTCTCCATGCACAATCAACACCGGGAAGAAAAAGGCATCCTGATATCCAGGAGGTCCGTCTCCCTCCCTGGCTTCATCATCTTCTGCATCCTCCTGTTGTTCTCTTTCCTCCCCATCTCTCTCAACTCCTTCTCTGTCCACCACATTTGGcacctcctcatcctcatcaccCTCTCCCCCCAGCACTCTTCTGCTCTCTTCATCTTGTCTGGTTCCCAAACCTAAGAAACCACCTCCCCCACTTGCCTCTTCTCCTCTTGTCGCAAGTCCTCCACCGACACTTCGGGAGTGGAAGAGGGATGATGGCCGAGGAGCTTGGAGCCGTCCTAATGAGAACCCACTCCTGCTCAGAACGAGCCGACCCGGTCCTCCAGGACCAACTCCTGATCCACTAGCTCTCATCCCACCCATGGTTCCACTCAGCAGGGCTGTAGTCGGGCCTCTTAGCCGGGATGGCAGGGAAGCACTGCTTGTGGTGCGGTGGCAACGAGGACAATTCTGGAGCAAGTAGGCCGAAGCGAAGGCCACTGGAAGAGTTGGGCCGCCCACTGTTGAGTTAGTGCCTTGCCCAACTGGAGGAGTGTTGGTACCTTGGTTACCGCCTGAACCAGGATCCATCAACAGAGCCTCAGAGTAGCTTGGCACCATCTGCTGGTTGCAGCGAATGTGCCACTCCAGCTCTGTCATGTCTACCGTATTGACACGTGAAATGGCACGATAGCTCGATCCAGTCCCAGATCCAGGTCCGTTTCCATTCTCGTTGCCTCCACCATTTTCAGTTACGTCACCCCTACTGTTATCATCAGCCTCACCAAA
This genomic interval carries:
- the tmem179ba gene encoding transmembrane protein 179B; its protein translation is MALPWPLLLELLLYGSCFICGIVTAASVTISQGSFDGKCMLYGSVHLNSSSIAVLSSSSPSLCYFVSAISVCVAVFCFSLTLYWIYIACFDGEVKREKLWMNITLGLCGVFLFFLLVTGCILKIGRDRLCDSVIQALKEITKCEEAQNKPWMSPTNGSQFYTRLHSAETAVWVNFFFWLIIAVLVLIQRNKGSEVRTVDADPAATPSETEPLFNPAGHS